In Paraburkholderia caribensis, a single window of DNA contains:
- the rfaE1 gene encoding D-glycero-beta-D-manno-heptose-7-phosphate kinase, with product MHDPLNIHPTPTVPEGATLAPEVGVVARERLAAARVLVVGDVMLDRYWFGDVNRISPEAPVPVVLVQKQEDRLGGAANVARNAAALGAQAGLLCVVGHDEPGERVVQLLGDSGVAPHLERDPELPTTIKLRVLSRQQQLLRVDFEKAPAHEALLAGLARYDALLPTHDVILMSDYAKGGLTHVTQMIAKARAAGKPVLVDPKGDDWERYRGATLITPNRAELREVVGQWKSEADLHARVARLRAELDLKALLLTRSEEGMTLFSDEGVLHAAAVAREVYDVSGAGDTVIATLAVMLGAGLPLDEAVSLANRAAGIVVAKLGTATVDYDELFHH from the coding sequence ATGCACGACCCGCTGAACATTCATCCGACTCCGACCGTGCCTGAAGGCGCGACGCTCGCGCCCGAGGTCGGCGTCGTTGCGCGCGAGCGGTTGGCGGCGGCTCGCGTGCTAGTCGTCGGCGACGTGATGCTGGACCGCTACTGGTTCGGCGACGTCAATCGCATCTCGCCGGAAGCGCCTGTGCCCGTGGTGCTGGTACAGAAGCAGGAGGACCGGCTGGGCGGCGCGGCGAACGTCGCGCGCAACGCTGCGGCGCTCGGCGCGCAGGCGGGCCTGCTGTGCGTGGTCGGCCACGACGAGCCGGGTGAGCGCGTCGTGCAACTGCTCGGCGATAGCGGCGTCGCACCGCATCTCGAGCGCGACCCGGAACTGCCGACGACAATCAAGCTGCGCGTGCTGTCGCGTCAGCAGCAGCTGTTGCGCGTCGACTTCGAGAAGGCGCCTGCGCATGAAGCGCTGCTCGCCGGGCTCGCTCGCTACGACGCGTTGCTGCCGACCCACGACGTGATCCTGATGTCGGATTACGCGAAGGGCGGCCTCACGCACGTCACGCAGATGATCGCGAAGGCTCGCGCGGCGGGCAAGCCGGTGCTGGTCGATCCGAAGGGCGACGACTGGGAGCGCTATCGCGGCGCGACGCTGATCACGCCGAACCGCGCGGAATTGCGCGAAGTGGTCGGGCAGTGGAAATCCGAAGCCGATTTGCATGCGCGCGTGGCGAGGCTGCGCGCCGAGCTTGACCTGAAAGCGCTGCTGCTCACGCGCTCGGAAGAGGGCATGACGCTCTTCTCCGACGAAGGCGTGTTGCACGCGGCGGCTGTCGCTCGCGAAGTGTATGATGTGTCCGGCGCAGGCGACACCGTGATCGCGACGCTCGCCGTGATGCTCGGCGCGGGCCTGCCGCTGGACGAAGCCGTGTCGCTTGCGAATCGCGCGGCGGGGATCGTGGTCGCCAAGCTCGGCACGGCCACCGTCGACTACGACGAACTCTTTCATCATTGA
- the rfaD gene encoding ADP-glyceromanno-heptose 6-epimerase, producing MTLIVTGAAGFIGSNIVKALNERGEDRIIAVDNLTRADKFKNLVDCEIDDYLDKTEFVERFARGDFGKVRAIFHEGACSDTMETDGRYMMDNNFRYSRAVLDACLAQGVQFLYASSAATYGGSTRFVEEREVEAPLNVYGYSKFLFDQVIRRVLPTAKSQIAGFRYFNVYGQREAHKGRMASVAFHNFNQFRAEGKVKLFGEYNGYAAGEQTRDFVSVEDVAKVNLYFFDHPEKSGIFNLGSGRAQPFNDIASTVVNTLRVLDGEAALSLAELVQRGLIEYVPFPDALRGKYQCFTQADQTKLRAAGYDAPFLTVQEGVDRYVRWLFGQV from the coding sequence ATGACACTCATCGTCACCGGCGCGGCTGGTTTTATCGGCAGCAATATCGTCAAGGCGCTCAACGAGCGCGGCGAAGACCGCATCATCGCCGTCGACAATCTGACGCGCGCCGACAAATTCAAGAATCTCGTCGACTGCGAAATCGACGACTATCTCGACAAGACCGAATTCGTCGAGCGCTTTGCGCGCGGCGACTTCGGCAAGGTGCGTGCGATTTTCCACGAAGGCGCCTGCTCGGACACGATGGAAACCGACGGCCGCTACATGATGGACAACAACTTCCGCTATAGCCGCGCGGTGCTCGATGCATGTCTCGCGCAAGGCGTGCAGTTTCTGTATGCATCGTCGGCGGCGACGTATGGCGGATCGACGCGCTTTGTCGAAGAGCGCGAAGTCGAAGCGCCGCTCAATGTGTACGGCTATTCGAAGTTCCTGTTCGACCAGGTGATCCGGCGCGTGTTGCCTACGGCGAAAAGCCAGATCGCGGGCTTCCGCTACTTCAATGTGTACGGGCAGCGCGAGGCGCACAAGGGACGCATGGCGTCCGTCGCGTTCCACAACTTCAACCAGTTCCGCGCCGAAGGCAAGGTCAAGCTGTTCGGCGAGTACAACGGCTATGCAGCAGGCGAGCAGACGCGCGACTTCGTCTCCGTCGAGGACGTGGCGAAGGTCAACCTGTATTTCTTCGATCACCCGGAGAAGTCGGGCATCTTCAATCTGGGCAGCGGCCGCGCACAGCCGTTCAACGATATCGCGTCGACGGTCGTCAACACGTTGCGCGTGCTCGACGGCGAGGCCGCGTTGTCGCTGGCGGAACTGGTGCAGCGCGGGTTGATCGAGTACGTGCCTTTCCCCGATGCGCTGCGCGGCAAGTATCAGTGCTTCACGCAGGCCGACCAGACGAAGCTGCGGGCAGCGGGCTACGACGCGCCGTTCCTGACCGTGCAGGAAGGCGTCGATCGCTACGTGCGTTGGCTATTCGGCCAGGTGTAA
- a CDS encoding ComEA family DNA-binding protein, whose amino-acid sequence MFKKILVTAAMLAAFGQAFASVDVNSANEAALRGIKGIGPAKAKAILDERAAHGPFKDAADLSKRVKGLGGHTVERLQAEGLAVGTSGAGATAVAAAAAQAGAPHKAAPAAKNDTAVVVKK is encoded by the coding sequence ATGTTCAAAAAAATCCTCGTCACGGCGGCCATGCTCGCCGCTTTCGGCCAGGCGTTCGCGTCGGTCGACGTCAATTCCGCTAACGAAGCCGCGCTGCGCGGCATCAAGGGCATTGGTCCCGCTAAGGCCAAGGCCATTCTCGACGAACGCGCGGCGCACGGTCCGTTCAAGGACGCGGCCGATCTCAGCAAGCGGGTCAAGGGCCTGGGCGGTCATACCGTCGAGCGTTTGCAGGCCGAGGGCCTTGCTGTGGGCACATCGGGTGCTGGTGCGACGGCTGTCGCTGCTGCTGCCGCACAGGCTGGGGCGCCGCACAAGGCCGCGCCCGCTGCGAAGAACGACACGGCAGTGGTGGTCAAGAAATAG
- the cysM gene encoding cysteine synthase CysM — MAYKTIEDTIGNTPLIQLVRLVDDDIRSRNNIVLGKLEGNNPAGSVKDRPALSMIKKAEQRGRIKPGDTLIEATSGNTGIALAMAAAIKGYKMILVMPEDLSLERRQSMAAYGAQILLTPVTGGMEYARDLAEQMQREGKGIILDQFGNPDNPLAHYEATGPEIWRDTEGRITHFVSAMGTTGTIMGVSQYLKEQNPAIEIIGAQPEEGSRIPGIRKWPEAYLPKIFDRSRVDRVENVSQAASEAMARRMAAVEGVFCGISSAGACEVALRIARQVENATIVFIVCDRGDRYLSTGVFPA; from the coding sequence ATGGCTTACAAAACGATTGAAGACACGATCGGCAATACGCCCCTCATTCAGCTCGTCCGACTCGTGGACGACGACATCCGCAGCCGCAACAACATCGTGCTCGGCAAGCTGGAGGGCAACAATCCGGCCGGTTCGGTGAAGGACCGCCCGGCGCTTTCGATGATCAAGAAAGCGGAACAGCGCGGACGCATCAAACCGGGCGACACGCTGATCGAAGCGACGAGTGGCAACACGGGCATCGCGCTCGCGATGGCGGCGGCGATCAAGGGCTACAAAATGATCCTGGTCATGCCCGAGGACCTGTCGCTGGAGCGCCGTCAGAGCATGGCCGCATACGGCGCGCAGATTCTGTTGACGCCCGTCACGGGCGGCATGGAGTACGCGCGCGATCTCGCCGAGCAGATGCAGCGCGAAGGTAAGGGCATCATCCTCGACCAGTTCGGAAATCCTGACAATCCGCTCGCGCATTACGAAGCGACGGGGCCCGAAATCTGGCGTGACACGGAAGGACGGATCACGCACTTCGTGTCGGCGATGGGCACGACGGGCACGATCATGGGCGTGTCGCAGTATCTGAAGGAACAGAATCCCGCAATCGAGATCATCGGCGCGCAGCCGGAAGAGGGTTCGCGCATTCCGGGCATCCGCAAATGGCCGGAAGCGTATCTGCCCAAAATTTTCGACCGCAGCCGTGTCGATCGCGTCGAGAACGTGAGCCAGGCGGCGTCGGAGGCGATGGCGCGCCGGATGGCGGCTGTCGAAGGCGTGTTCTGCGGCATTTCGTCGGCGGGCGCGTGTGAAGTGGCGCTGCGCATCGCGCGCCAGGTCGAGAACGCGACAATCGTGTTCATCGTCTGCGATCGCGGCGACCGTTATCTGTCGACAGGCGTGTTCCCCGCGTGA
- the mltB gene encoding lytic murein transglycosylase B codes for MTVKLAPSAHSRLRATTVAAALSIAWCAFAGVGPASAQTVGKPRVQLAQGQPEQPAQGQTFEEEIVPQRYANNADVDSFINDMAARQGFDPAALHALFARVSYSATAVKLVTPSPTPSVKNWRVYQGRFLDPVRINAGVKFWRANQATLQRAYEQYGVPPEVIVGIIGVETIYGRYMGNFRVLDALTTLSFDYPNTPNRADRMMTFRKNLEDYLVWTRDSQIDPTTVLGSYTGAIGIPQFLPSSIVQYAVDYDGNKRIDLRTSQADAIGSVANYLSKNGWETGRPVVWNIATDTGSLGIAQAAATGAPEPRWSLQQLLKAGMLMNEPGLDTRTEAGTPVTVVDLPSPGRQTEYTLGLKNFYVLTRYNRSFFYALAVYQLGERVKAQMAATEAGNASTPAASQ; via the coding sequence ATGACCGTCAAGCTTGCTCCGTCCGCACACTCTCGGCTACGCGCAACGACTGTAGCCGCCGCACTGTCCATCGCATGGTGCGCGTTCGCGGGAGTCGGCCCGGCGTCGGCGCAGACTGTCGGCAAGCCGCGCGTGCAACTCGCGCAGGGGCAGCCCGAGCAGCCGGCGCAAGGGCAAACGTTCGAAGAAGAGATCGTGCCGCAGCGCTACGCGAACAACGCCGATGTCGATTCGTTCATCAACGACATGGCCGCGCGGCAGGGCTTCGATCCGGCGGCACTGCACGCACTGTTTGCGCGCGTCAGCTATTCGGCGACGGCCGTGAAGCTCGTGACGCCATCGCCGACGCCGTCCGTCAAGAACTGGCGCGTGTATCAGGGGCGCTTTCTCGACCCGGTGCGCATCAACGCGGGCGTGAAGTTCTGGCGCGCGAACCAGGCAACGCTGCAACGCGCGTACGAGCAATATGGCGTACCGCCCGAAGTGATCGTCGGCATTATCGGCGTCGAGACGATTTATGGGCGCTACATGGGCAACTTCCGCGTGCTCGACGCGCTGACCACGCTCTCGTTCGACTACCCGAACACGCCGAATCGCGCGGACCGGATGATGACGTTCCGCAAGAATCTCGAAGACTATCTCGTGTGGACGCGCGATTCTCAAATCGATCCGACCACCGTGCTCGGTTCCTACACGGGCGCGATCGGCATTCCGCAGTTCCTGCCGAGCAGCATCGTCCAATACGCGGTCGACTACGACGGCAACAAGCGGATCGATCTGCGCACGAGCCAGGCCGATGCGATCGGCAGCGTCGCGAATTATCTGAGCAAGAACGGCTGGGAAACGGGCCGCCCGGTCGTGTGGAATATCGCCACTGACACCGGCAGCCTCGGCATCGCGCAAGCGGCGGCGACGGGCGCGCCGGAACCGCGCTGGTCGCTGCAGCAACTGCTGAAGGCGGGCATGCTGATGAACGAGCCGGGCCTCGATACGCGCACGGAAGCGGGCACGCCCGTGACCGTGGTCGATCTGCCCTCGCCGGGCCGGCAGACGGAATACACGTTGGGCCTGAAGAACTTCTACGTGCTGACGCGCTACAACCGCAGCTTTTTCTATGCGCTGGCCGTGTATCAGCTCGGCGAACGCGTGAAAGCGCAGATGGCCGCGACGGAAGCGGGCAATGCGTCGACGCCCGCGGCGTCGCAATAG
- a CDS encoding histone deacetylase family protein, with the protein MATGFFSHADCLQHEMGQWHPECPARLQAIEDQLIASRIGELIERESAPLADEAALLRVHTKAHVDYIRERAPSEGYAEIDPDTSMNPHTWNAALRAAGAAVAATDAVIEGRYDNAFCSVRPPGHHAEPARAMGFCFFNNVAIAARHALEVHGLERVAIIDFDVHHGNGTEAAFANDSRVLMCSIFQHPFYPFTGADNQAPNMCNVPIAARSKGMVVREAVDMIWLPRLDAFKPQMLFVSAGFDAHREDDLGNMALVEDDYAWITEQIRQVAAKYAKGRIVSCLEGGYNLSALGRSVVAHVRALADL; encoded by the coding sequence ATGGCAACCGGTTTCTTTTCACACGCTGACTGTCTGCAACATGAGATGGGCCAATGGCATCCCGAATGCCCGGCCCGCCTGCAGGCGATCGAAGACCAACTGATCGCGAGCCGCATCGGCGAGCTGATCGAGCGCGAGTCCGCGCCGCTTGCCGATGAAGCCGCGCTGTTGCGCGTGCATACGAAGGCGCACGTCGACTACATCCGCGAGCGTGCGCCGAGCGAGGGCTACGCGGAGATCGATCCCGACACGTCGATGAACCCGCATACGTGGAACGCGGCGTTGCGCGCAGCGGGTGCGGCGGTCGCGGCGACGGATGCCGTGATCGAAGGCCGTTACGACAATGCGTTTTGCAGTGTGCGACCGCCCGGCCATCACGCGGAGCCGGCGCGCGCGATGGGCTTCTGCTTTTTCAACAACGTCGCGATTGCCGCGCGGCACGCGCTCGAAGTGCATGGTCTCGAACGCGTTGCGATCATCGATTTCGACGTGCATCACGGAAACGGCACCGAGGCCGCGTTTGCGAACGACTCGCGCGTGCTGATGTGCAGCATCTTCCAGCATCCGTTTTATCCGTTCACGGGCGCCGACAACCAGGCGCCGAACATGTGCAACGTGCCTATCGCGGCGCGCTCGAAGGGCATGGTGGTGCGCGAAGCCGTCGACATGATCTGGCTGCCGCGTCTCGACGCATTCAAGCCGCAGATGCTGTTCGTGTCGGCGGGTTTCGACGCGCATCGCGAGGACGATCTCGGCAATATGGCGCTGGTCGAGGACGATTACGCGTGGATCACGGAGCAGATTCGCCAGGTTGCGGCGAAGTACGCTAAAGGACGCATCGTCAGCTGCCTGGAGGGCGGCTACAACCTGTCGGCGCTCGGGCGCAGCGTCGTCGCGCACGTGCGGGCGCTGGCCGATCTCTGA
- a CDS encoding enoyl-CoA hydratase, protein MSADAAVPLIQVTQDAYELRGVVRLTLNRPDAFNALSEALLDDMQTHLADLAKSDARVVVIAGAGRAFCAGHDLKEMRAAPSLDYYQSLFARCTKMMLSIQRMPQPVIARVHGTATAAGCQLVAMCDLAVAADTARFAVSGVNLGLFCATPSVPLSRNLPRKAALEMLLTGDFIDAMAAKQQGLVNRVVPLDMLDAEVAALARSICAKPRAAVEAGKGLFYRQLEMGVEAAYQLAGQTMACNMMDESALEGVQAFIDKRPPDWPHTPGR, encoded by the coding sequence ATGAGTGCAGATGCAGCGGTGCCACTGATCCAGGTCACGCAAGATGCTTATGAGCTGCGCGGCGTCGTGCGTCTTACGCTGAACCGGCCGGACGCGTTCAACGCGCTCTCCGAGGCGCTGCTCGACGACATGCAGACGCATCTCGCCGACCTCGCGAAGAGCGACGCGCGCGTGGTCGTGATCGCGGGCGCGGGGCGCGCATTTTGCGCCGGGCACGATCTGAAGGAAATGCGCGCGGCGCCGTCACTCGATTACTACCAGTCGCTGTTCGCGCGCTGCACGAAGATGATGCTGTCGATCCAGCGCATGCCGCAGCCAGTGATCGCGCGCGTGCATGGCACGGCGACGGCGGCAGGCTGTCAGCTCGTCGCAATGTGCGATCTCGCCGTCGCGGCGGATACCGCGCGCTTCGCCGTGTCGGGCGTCAATCTCGGGCTGTTTTGCGCGACGCCTTCGGTGCCGCTGTCGCGCAACCTGCCGCGCAAGGCCGCGCTGGAAATGCTGCTGACGGGCGACTTCATCGACGCGATGGCGGCGAAGCAGCAAGGTCTCGTGAATCGCGTGGTGCCGCTCGACATGCTCGATGCCGAAGTCGCCGCGCTCGCCAGGAGTATTTGCGCGAAGCCGCGCGCGGCTGTCGAAGCAGGCAAGGGCCTGTTCTACCGGCAGCTCGAAATGGGCGTCGAAGCCGCGTATCAACTGGCGGGGCAGACGATGGCCTGCAACATGATGGACGAGTCGGCGCTAGAAGGCGTGCAGGCGTTCATCGACAAACGGCCGCCCGACTGGCCGCACACGCCCGGCCGCTAG
- a CDS encoding alpha/beta hydrolase, producing the protein METSQAAASATRNPERSQAVTRDGLALPLYRWRAAGLRCATVALIHGLAEHAGRYAPLAQAFNANGIELVAVDLRGHGNAPGRRAWIERFDEYLLDADALVTEAARNDGPLFLLGHSMGGAIAALYAIEKQAAQRRHLNGLILSSPALAPGGDVPRWMLALSQKISRAWPSFPAMKIDAALLSRDLSVVEANRNDPLVHHGAIPARTGAELLLAMQRIERGRAGLRTPLLIWHGTKDKLTEPEGSRDFGARAGSPDKTLTLYEGSYHETMNDLDRERVIDALVAWILKRSE; encoded by the coding sequence ATGGAGACCTCCCAAGCCGCCGCTTCCGCCACGCGGAACCCAGAACGCTCGCAGGCCGTCACGCGCGACGGCCTCGCACTGCCGCTGTATCGCTGGCGCGCGGCAGGCCTGCGCTGCGCGACGGTGGCGCTGATCCACGGTCTCGCCGAGCACGCGGGACGGTACGCGCCCCTTGCGCAGGCGTTCAATGCGAACGGGATCGAACTGGTCGCCGTCGATCTGCGCGGTCATGGCAATGCGCCCGGCCGGCGCGCATGGATCGAACGATTCGACGAGTATCTGCTCGACGCGGACGCGCTCGTCACCGAGGCAGCCCGCAACGACGGCCCGCTGTTCCTGCTGGGCCACAGCATGGGCGGGGCGATCGCGGCGCTATACGCGATCGAAAAGCAGGCGGCGCAACGGCGCCATTTGAACGGACTGATCCTCTCCAGCCCCGCTCTCGCACCGGGCGGCGACGTGCCGCGCTGGATGCTGGCGCTGAGCCAGAAAATCAGTCGCGCGTGGCCCAGCTTCCCGGCGATGAAGATCGACGCCGCGTTGCTGTCGCGCGACCTGAGCGTGGTCGAGGCGAATCGCAACGATCCCCTCGTGCATCACGGCGCGATTCCCGCGCGCACGGGCGCTGAGTTACTGCTCGCGATGCAGCGGATCGAACGCGGACGCGCCGGCTTGCGCACGCCGCTTCTGATCTGGCACGGCACGAAGGACAAACTCACGGAACCGGAAGGCAGCCGCGACTTCGGCGCGCGCGCCGGTTCGCCGGACAAGACGCTGACGCTCTACGAAGGCAGCTATCACGAGACGATGAACGATCTGGACCGCGAGCGCGTGATCGACGCGCTCGTCGCGTGGATCCTGAAACGATCGGAATGA
- a CDS encoding methionine ABC transporter ATP-binding protein, producing the protein MIELRNLSQRFPGPRGWIEALHNVNLSIPRGEVFGIIGRSGAGKSTLVRTINLLTRPTEGNVVIDDRDLTTMPAAQLREARREIGMIFQHFNLLSSRTVYDNVALPLELAGMKRAEIEAHVLPLLDLVGLSAQKDRYPAQISGGQKQRVGIARALASKPKVLLSDEATSALDPETTRAILDLLKRINRELKLTIVLITHQMEVIKQVCDRVAVLDNGRVVEEGKVIDVFLQPHHEVTRALIGDVIAQELPPAMKARVAERLKTGSGHLLRLAFRGSGVDQPILSETIRRYELDFNILHGQIDEIQGQAFGSLAVLAGGEPAKVAQAMTYLREQGVVVEELSYVE; encoded by the coding sequence ATGATCGAACTACGCAACCTATCGCAGCGTTTTCCGGGGCCACGGGGCTGGATCGAAGCGCTGCACAACGTCAATCTGTCGATTCCTCGCGGCGAGGTATTCGGCATCATCGGACGCAGCGGCGCGGGCAAGAGCACGCTGGTCCGCACGATCAACCTGCTGACGCGCCCGACGGAAGGCAATGTCGTCATCGACGACCGCGACCTCACGACCATGCCTGCCGCGCAGTTGCGCGAGGCGCGCCGCGAGATCGGCATGATCTTCCAGCACTTCAATTTGCTGTCGTCGCGCACGGTGTACGACAACGTCGCGCTGCCGCTCGAACTGGCCGGCATGAAACGCGCGGAAATCGAGGCGCACGTGCTGCCCTTGCTCGATCTCGTCGGCCTGTCGGCGCAGAAGGATCGTTATCCGGCGCAGATCAGCGGTGGGCAGAAGCAGCGCGTCGGCATTGCGCGCGCGCTCGCGAGCAAGCCGAAAGTGCTGCTCTCCGACGAAGCAACCTCCGCGCTCGATCCCGAAACGACGCGTGCGATCCTCGATCTGCTCAAGCGCATCAACCGCGAGTTGAAGCTGACCATCGTGCTGATCACGCACCAGATGGAAGTCATCAAGCAGGTGTGCGACCGCGTCGCGGTGCTCGATAACGGCCGCGTGGTCGAAGAGGGCAAGGTCATCGACGTGTTCCTGCAGCCGCACCACGAAGTTACGCGCGCGCTGATCGGCGATGTGATCGCACAGGAGTTGCCGCCTGCGATGAAGGCGCGCGTCGCCGAGCGTCTGAAGACGGGCAGCGGTCATCTGCTGCGGCTCGCGTTCAGGGGTTCGGGTGTCGATCAGCCGATTCTCTCGGAGACGATCCGCCGCTACGAACTGGACTTCAACATCCTGCACGGCCAGATCGACGAGATCCAGGGGCAGGCGTTCGGCTCGCTCGCGGTGCTCGCGGGCGGCGAACCGGCGAAGGTGGCGCAGGCGATGACGTATCTGCGCGAACAGGGCGTGGTGGTCGAGGAGTTGTCGTATGTTGAGTGA
- a CDS encoding methionine ABC transporter permease, whose product MLSEMFDMFVQSFWETLIMVGISGLIGAAVGLPLGVLLYLTDRQGVLQNIAANRVMGVVVNAVRSTPFIILLVAVIPFTRLVVGSSIGTAAAVVPLTIAAAPFIARLVETALREVDRGLIEAAQAMGATTSQIVFKVLLPESLPGIVAGLTITFVSLVGYSAMAGAIGGGGLGDLGIRYGYQRFLPEVMLTVVVILIVFVQLVQSFGDWLVRRLSHK is encoded by the coding sequence ATGTTGAGTGAAATGTTCGATATGTTCGTGCAGTCGTTCTGGGAGACGCTGATCATGGTCGGCATCTCGGGACTGATCGGCGCGGCCGTCGGCTTGCCGCTCGGCGTGCTGCTCTATCTGACCGACCGCCAGGGCGTGCTGCAGAACATCGCCGCCAATCGCGTGATGGGCGTGGTCGTCAACGCCGTGCGCTCGACGCCGTTCATCATTCTGCTCGTCGCGGTGATTCCGTTTACGCGGCTGGTGGTCGGTTCGTCGATCGGTACGGCGGCGGCCGTCGTGCCGCTGACGATCGCCGCTGCGCCGTTCATCGCGCGACTCGTCGAGACGGCATTGCGCGAGGTCGATCGCGGGCTGATCGAAGCCGCGCAGGCAATGGGCGCGACCACTTCGCAGATCGTGTTCAAGGTGCTGTTGCCGGAGTCCCTTCCGGGCATCGTCGCGGGTCTGACGATCACCTTCGTTTCGCTGGTCGGCTACTCGGCGATGGCGGGCGCGATTGGCGGCGGCGGTCTGGGCGATCTCGGCATCCGTTACGGGTATCAGCGGTTCCTGCCGGAAGTGATGTTGACGGTCGTCGTGATCCTGATCGTCTTCGTGCAACTGGTGCAGTCGTTTGGAGATTGGCTCGTGCGTCGTTTGAGCCACAAATAA
- a CDS encoding MetQ/NlpA family ABC transporter substrate-binding protein produces MQRRFILKAAAVLGVASLIGASSLAFAEESIKVGVTGGPHAQIMDVVKTVAAKNGLNIKVIEFSDYVQPNAALAGGDLDANSYQHDPYLQAQVKDRGYKLIRIADTVTFPMGIYSKKVKTLAELPAGAKIAVPNDPTNGGRALLLLQKQGLLKLRADAGLKATPLDIVENPKKLKIVELDAAQIPRSLGDVDAAAINTNFAMEAGLKPKQDAIAIEDPKGPYVNVIAIRESDRNKPWVAKLVAAYHSPEVKQFIESKFGGAVIASW; encoded by the coding sequence ATGCAACGTCGTTTCATTCTGAAGGCTGCGGCCGTGCTGGGCGTGGCGTCACTCATCGGCGCATCTTCGCTCGCATTCGCCGAGGAATCGATCAAGGTCGGTGTGACGGGCGGCCCGCACGCGCAGATCATGGACGTCGTGAAGACGGTCGCGGCGAAGAACGGCCTGAACATCAAGGTCATCGAGTTCTCGGATTACGTGCAGCCGAATGCGGCGCTCGCGGGCGGCGATCTCGACGCGAACAGCTACCAGCACGACCCGTATCTGCAGGCGCAGGTAAAGGATCGCGGCTACAAGCTGATCAGGATCGCCGACACGGTCACATTCCCGATGGGCATCTATTCGAAAAAGGTGAAGACGCTGGCCGAACTGCCGGCGGGCGCGAAGATCGCCGTGCCGAACGATCCGACCAACGGCGGCCGCGCGCTGCTGTTGCTGCAGAAGCAGGGCCTGCTCAAACTGAGAGCGGATGCGGGCCTGAAGGCGACACCGCTCGATATCGTCGAGAACCCGAAGAAGCTGAAGATCGTCGAACTCGACGCGGCGCAAATTCCGCGCTCGCTCGGCGACGTCGACGCGGCGGCGATCAACACGAACTTCGCGATGGAAGCGGGCCTGAAGCCGAAACAGGACGCCATCGCGATCGAAGATCCGAAGGGCCCGTACGTGAACGTCATCGCCATCCGCGAGTCGGACCGCAACAAGCCGTGGGTGGCGAAGCTGGTCGCGGCTTACCACTCGCCGGAAGTGAAGCAGTTCATCGAAAGCAAGTTTGGCGGCGCGGTGATCGCGTCGTGGTGA
- a CDS encoding electron transfer flavoprotein subunit beta/FixA family protein: MKILVPVKRVVDYNVKVRVKSDNTGVDIANVKMSMNPFDEIAVEEAVRLKEAGVATEVIAVSAGVTQCQETLRTALAIGADRAVLIESNEELQPLAVAKLLKALVDKEQPQLVILGKQAIDDDSNQTGQMLAALANLPQATFASKVVVADGKATVSREVDGGAETLSLTLPAVITTDLRLNEPRYVTLPNIMKAKKKPLETVKPADLGVDVTPRLKTLKVSEPPKRSAGVKVADVKSLVEKLKTEAKVL, from the coding sequence ATGAAAATCCTGGTGCCAGTCAAGAGAGTGGTTGACTACAACGTGAAGGTCCGCGTGAAGTCGGACAACACGGGCGTCGACATTGCGAATGTGAAGATGTCGATGAATCCGTTCGACGAAATCGCCGTCGAAGAGGCCGTGCGTCTGAAGGAAGCGGGCGTGGCGACGGAAGTGATCGCTGTGTCGGCGGGCGTGACGCAATGTCAGGAAACGCTGCGCACGGCGCTGGCGATCGGCGCGGACCGCGCTGTGTTGATCGAGTCGAATGAAGAACTGCAACCGCTAGCCGTCGCGAAGCTGCTCAAGGCGCTGGTCGACAAGGAACAGCCGCAGCTGGTGATTCTCGGCAAACAGGCCATCGACGACGATTCCAACCAGACGGGTCAGATGCTCGCTGCGCTGGCCAATCTGCCGCAGGCGACGTTTGCATCGAAAGTCGTGGTGGCGGATGGCAAGGCGACGGTGTCGCGCGAAGTCGATGGCGGCGCGGAAACGTTGTCGCTCACGCTTCCGGCTGTGATCACGACCGATCTGCGCCTGAACGAGCCGCGCTACGTGACGCTGCCGAACATCATGAAGGCCAAGAAGAAGCCGTTGGAAACCGTGAAGCCGGCGGACCTGGGCGTCGATGTCACGCCGCGTCTGAAGACGCTGAAGGTCAGCGAGCCGCCGAAGCGCTCGGCTGGTGTGAAGGTGGCCGATGTGAAGTCGCTGGTCGAAAAGCTCAAGACCGAAGCCAAGGTGCTTTGA